A window of the Streptococcus sp. 116-D4 genome harbors these coding sequences:
- the recF gene encoding DNA replication/repair protein RecF (All proteins in this family for which functions are known are DNA-binding proteins that assist the filamentation of RecA onto DNA for the initiation of recombination or recombinational repair.) — protein MWLQHLSLKTFRNYKETKIDFNPKLNVFLGRNAQGKTNMLEAIYFLALTRSHRTRTDKNLIHFDEEQLHLSGLVQKKTGSIPLEIELTQKGRVTKVNHLKQARLSDYVGHMNVVLFAPEDLQLIKGAPSVRRKFIDMELGQIKPIYLSDLTNYNHILKQRNTYLKSAQKIDETFLSVLDDQLVDYGCRVMNHRLDFIKKLEYFGYKKHFELSNQIEELSITYQSSVKLTDKEYLSESFKIALEKSRSRDLFKKNTGVGPHRDDISFYINGMDASFGSQGQHRSLVLSIKLAEIELMESITTESPILLLDDVMSELDNTRQLKLLETISHSIQTFITTTSLDHLQNLPENLSIFTIQDGKVTVN, from the coding sequence ATGTGGCTACAACACCTATCTCTCAAAACTTTTCGTAACTACAAAGAGACGAAAATAGACTTTAATCCTAAATTAAATGTCTTTTTAGGACGCAATGCACAAGGTAAAACAAATATGTTAGAGGCTATCTATTTTTTAGCCTTAACACGTAGTCATCGAACTCGAACAGATAAAAATCTCATTCATTTTGATGAGGAACAACTTCATCTTTCAGGTCTTGTTCAGAAAAAAACGGGATCCATTCCTCTCGAAATTGAACTAACGCAAAAAGGCCGTGTAACAAAAGTTAATCACTTAAAACAGGCACGACTTTCAGATTATGTCGGACACATGAATGTTGTCTTATTTGCTCCTGAAGATTTACAACTAATTAAAGGAGCACCTTCGGTTCGACGAAAATTCATTGATATGGAGCTTGGGCAAATTAAGCCCATCTATTTATCAGATTTAACCAATTATAACCACATCCTAAAACAAAGGAACACTTATCTAAAATCAGCTCAAAAAATAGATGAAACCTTCCTTTCAGTACTAGATGATCAGCTAGTCGATTATGGATGTCGTGTAATGAATCACCGTTTAGATTTCATAAAAAAACTAGAGTATTTTGGGTATAAGAAACATTTTGAATTATCTAATCAGATTGAAGAGTTGTCAATAACCTATCAATCTTCTGTCAAGCTAACTGACAAAGAATACTTATCCGAATCTTTCAAAATTGCTTTAGAAAAAAGTCGGTCCAGAGATTTATTTAAAAAGAACACTGGTGTTGGTCCTCATCGGGATGACATTTCTTTTTATATAAATGGGATGGATGCTAGTTTTGGAAGTCAAGGTCAACATCGTAGTCTCGTCCTCTCGATAAAATTAGCAGAAATCGAATTAATGGAAAGTATTACTACAGAATCTCCTATATTACTGCTTGACGATGTTATGAGCGAACTTGACAATACTAGACAACTAAAATTATTAGAAACGATTTCTCATTCAATCCAAACCTTTATTACAACAACCAGCTTAGATCATCTTCAGAATCTACCAGAAAATCTAAGTATATTCACTATTCAGGATGGTAAAGTTACTGTAAATTGA
- the guaB gene encoding IMP dehydrogenase, producing MSNWDTKFLKKGFTFDDVLLIPAESHVLPNDADLTTKLADNLTLNVPIITAAMDTVTESQMAIAIARAGGLGVIHKNMSIAQQADEVRKVKRSENGVIIDPFFLTPEHTIAEADELMGRYRISGVPVVETLENRKLVGILTNRDLRFISDYNQPISNHMTSENLVTAPVGTDLATAENILQEHRIEKLPLVDEEGRLSGLITIKDIEKVIEFPNAAKDEFGRLLVAGAVGVTSDTFERAEALFEAGADAIVIDTAHGHSAGVLRKIAEIRAHFPDRTLIAGNIATAEGARALYDAGVDVVKVGIGPGSICTTRVIAGVGVPQVTAIYDAAAVAREYGKTIIADGGIKYSGDIVKALAAGGNAVMLGSMFAGTDEAPGETEIFQGRKFKTYRGMGSIAAMKKGSSDRYFQGSINEANKLVPEGIEGRVAYKGAAADIVFQMIGGIRSGMGYCGAASLKELHDNAQFIEMSGAGLKESHPHDVQITNEAPNYSM from the coding sequence ATGTCTAATTGGGACACTAAATTTTTGAAAAAAGGTTTTACCTTTGATGATGTATTGCTTATTCCAGCTGAAAGTCATGTGTTGCCTAACGATGCAGATTTAACAACTAAATTGGCAGATAATTTGACTTTAAATGTCCCAATTATTACCGCTGCTATGGACACAGTTACAGAGAGTCAAATGGCTATTGCTATTGCTCGTGCAGGTGGTCTCGGAGTTATCCATAAAAACATGTCAATTGCTCAACAAGCAGACGAGGTTCGCAAGGTAAAACGTTCTGAAAATGGTGTTATTATTGATCCGTTCTTCTTGACCCCTGAACATACAATTGCTGAAGCTGATGAGCTTATGGGACGTTACCGTATCAGTGGTGTTCCAGTTGTTGAAACACTTGAAAATCGTAAATTAGTTGGTATTTTGACAAACCGAGATCTTCGTTTTATTTCAGATTATAACCAACCAATCTCAAACCATATGACTAGTGAAAATCTTGTTACTGCTCCTGTGGGTACAGACCTTGCAACAGCTGAGAACATCCTTCAAGAACACCGTATTGAAAAGCTTCCCTTGGTAGATGAAGAAGGTCGTCTTTCTGGTTTGATTACGATTAAAGATATTGAAAAAGTAATTGAATTTCCAAATGCTGCTAAAGATGAGTTTGGACGTCTTCTAGTTGCTGGTGCGGTAGGTGTAACTTCTGATACTTTTGAACGTGCTGAAGCTCTTTTTGAAGCGGGCGCAGATGCAATTGTCATCGATACAGCACATGGACACTCAGCGGGTGTGCTTCGTAAAATCGCTGAAATCCGTGCTCATTTCCCGGATCGTACACTGATTGCTGGGAACATCGCTACTGCTGAAGGTGCGCGTGCCCTTTATGATGCAGGTGTTGACGTTGTTAAAGTCGGTATTGGCCCAGGTTCAATCTGTACAACTCGTGTGATTGCTGGTGTTGGTGTTCCTCAAGTAACAGCTATCTACGATGCAGCAGCTGTTGCACGTGAATATGGCAAAACGATTATCGCTGATGGCGGAATCAAGTATTCTGGAGATATTGTAAAAGCACTTGCTGCAGGTGGAAATGCTGTTATGCTTGGATCTATGTTTGCTGGGACTGATGAAGCTCCAGGAGAAACTGAAATTTTCCAAGGACGTAAATTCAAGACTTACCGTGGTATGGGTTCAATCGCTGCTATGAAGAAGGGTTCAAGCGACCGTTACTTCCAAGGTTCTATCAATGAAGCAAACAAACTCGTTCCAGAAGGAATTGAAGGTCGTGTTGCTTATAAAGGAGCGGCAGCTGATATCGTTTTCCAAATGATTGGTGGTATTCGATCTGGTATGGGTTACTGTGGTGCAGCTAGCCTTAAAGAACTACACGATAATGCTCAATTTATTGAAATGTCTGGTGCTGGTTTGAAAGAAAGCCATCCTCATGATGTACAAATTACTAATGAGGCACCAAATTATTCTATGTAA
- a CDS encoding ATP-binding cassette domain-containing protein, with translation MLTVSDVSLRFSDRKLFDEVNIKFTEGNTYGLIGANGAGKSTFLKILAGDIEPTTGHVSLGPDERLSVLRQNHFDYEDERVIDVVIMGNEKLYNIMKEKDAIYMKADFTDEDGVRAAELEGEFAELGGWEAESEASQLLQNLNIPEDLHYQNMSELANGDKVKVLLAKALFGKPDVLLLDEPTNGLDIQSITWLEDFLIDFDNTVIVVSHDRHFLNKVCTHMADLDFGKIKLYVGNYDFWKESSELAAKLLSDRNAKAEEKIKQLQEFVARFSANASKSRQATSRKKMLDKIELEEIVPSSRKYPFINFKAEREIGNDLLTVENLSVKIDGETILDNISFILRPGDKTALIGQNDIQTTALIRAIMGDIDYEGTVKWGVTTSRSYLPKDNSADFAGGESILDWLRQFASKEEDDNTFLRGFLGRMLFSGDEVNKPVNVLSGGEKVRVMLSKLMLLKSNVLVLDDPTNHLDLESISSLNDGLKSFKESIIFASHDHEFIQTLANHIIVLSKDGVIDRIDETYDEFLENTEVQAKVKELWKD, from the coding sequence TTGCTTACAGTATCTGATGTTTCACTACGTTTTAGTGATCGCAAACTTTTTGATGAGGTCAACATCAAATTTACAGAAGGAAACACCTATGGTTTAATTGGTGCTAACGGTGCAGGTAAATCAACATTTTTAAAAATCTTAGCTGGTGATATCGAACCTACAACTGGTCATGTTTCTCTTGGACCTGATGAACGTCTTTCTGTGCTTCGTCAAAATCACTTTGACTATGAGGATGAACGTGTTATTGATGTTGTTATCATGGGTAATGAAAAACTATACAACATCATGAAAGAAAAAGATGCTATCTATATGAAAGCTGACTTTACTGATGAAGATGGAGTTCGTGCAGCTGAGCTTGAAGGAGAATTTGCTGAACTAGGTGGTTGGGAAGCTGAGAGTGAAGCTTCACAACTCTTGCAAAACTTGAATATCCCTGAAGATCTTCATTACCAAAATATGAGTGAACTAGCAAATGGAGATAAAGTGAAAGTTCTCCTTGCTAAAGCCTTGTTTGGTAAACCAGATGTTCTTCTCCTAGACGAGCCAACCAACGGTTTAGACATCCAATCTATTACTTGGTTAGAAGATTTCTTGATTGACTTTGATAATACCGTTATTGTCGTATCCCATGACCGTCACTTCTTAAACAAAGTATGTACTCACATGGCCGACCTTGATTTTGGAAAAATCAAACTCTATGTCGGAAACTACGATTTCTGGAAAGAATCTTCTGAGCTTGCTGCTAAATTGCTATCAGACCGTAATGCAAAAGCAGAAGAAAAAATTAAGCAACTCCAAGAATTCGTTGCTCGATTCTCTGCTAATGCTTCTAAATCAAGACAAGCAACATCACGTAAAAAAATGCTTGATAAGATTGAACTTGAAGAAATTGTGCCATCTAGTCGTAAATATCCATTTATCAACTTTAAAGCTGAACGAGAAATCGGTAACGATCTCTTGACAGTAGAAAATCTATCTGTCAAGATTGATGGCGAAACTATTCTTGACAACATCAGCTTCATCTTGCGTCCAGGTGACAAGACAGCTCTTATCGGACAAAACGATATCCAAACAACTGCTCTCATCCGTGCTATTATGGGTGATATCGACTATGAAGGAACTGTCAAGTGGGGAGTTACAACTAGTCGTTCTTACTTACCAAAAGACAATTCAGCTGATTTTGCTGGGGGTGAATCTATTCTTGACTGGTTGCGACAATTTGCAAGTAAAGAAGAAGATGACAATACTTTCCTACGTGGCTTCCTAGGCCGTATGCTCTTCTCTGGAGATGAGGTTAACAAACCTGTCAACGTCTTGTCAGGGGGAGAAAAAGTTCGTGTCATGCTATCGAAACTCATGCTTTTGAAATCAAATGTTCTAGTACTTGACGATCCAACCAATCACTTGGATTTGGAATCTATTTCAAGTTTGAACGATGGATTGAAAAGCTTCAAAGAATCTATCATTTTTGCCAGCCATGACCATGAATTCATTCAAACATTGGCTAACCACATTATTGTCTTGTCAAAAGATGGCGTCATCGATCGTATCGATGAAACTTATGATGAATTCCTAGAAAATACAGAAGTACAAGCAAAAGTTAAAGAACTTTGGAAAGACTAA
- the trpS gene encoding tryptophan--tRNA ligase, with translation MTKPIILTGDRPTGKLHIGHYVGSLKNRVLLQEEDKYDMFVFLADQQALTDHAKDPQTIVESIGNVALDYLAVGLDPSKSTIFIQSQIPELAELSMYYMNLVSLARLERNPTVKTEIAQKGFGESIPTGFLVYPIAQAADITAFKANYVPVGTDQKPMIEQTREIARSFNNAYNCDVLVEPEGIYPENERAGRLPGLDGNAKMSKSLNNGIYLADDADTLRKKVMSMYTDPDHIRVEDPGKIEGNMVFHYLDVFGRPEDAQEIADMKEHYQRGGLGDVKTKRYLLEILERELGPIRERRIEFAKDMGEVYNMLQKGSERAREVAGQTLSEVKGAMGLHYFN, from the coding sequence ATGACTAAACCCATTATTTTAACAGGAGACCGTCCAACAGGAAAATTGCATATTGGACATTATGTTGGAAGTCTCAAAAATCGAGTATTGTTGCAGGAAGAGGATAAGTATGATATGTTTGTGTTCCTGGCCGACCAACAAGCCTTGACAGATCATGCCAAAGATCCTCAAACCATTGTAGAGTCTATCGGAAATGTGGCTTTGGATTACCTTGCAGTTGGATTGGATCCAAGTAAATCAACTATCTTTATTCAAAGCCAGATTCCAGAGTTGGCTGAGTTGTCTATGTATTATATGAATCTAGTTTCATTAGCTCGTTTGGAGCGTAATCCAACTGTCAAGACAGAAATTGCTCAAAAAGGATTTGGAGAAAGCATTCCTACAGGATTCTTGGTTTACCCAATCGCTCAAGCAGCTGACATCACAGCTTTTAAGGCTAATTATGTTCCTGTTGGGACAGATCAGAAACCAATGATTGAGCAAACTCGCGAGATTGCTCGTTCTTTTAACAATGCATATAACTGTGATGTCTTGGTGGAACCGGAAGGTATTTATCCAGAAAATGAAAGAGCAGGGCGTTTACCTGGTTTAGATGGAAATGCTAAAATGTCTAAATCACTCAATAACGGTATTTATTTAGCTGATGATGCGGATACTTTGCGTAAAAAAGTAATGAGTATGTATACAGATCCAGATCATATTCGCGTTGAGGATCCAGGTAAAATTGAAGGAAATATGGTTTTCCATTATCTAGATGTTTTTGGTCGTCCAGAAGATGCTCAAGAAATTGCTGACATGAAAGAACACTATCAACGTGGTGGTCTTGGTGATGTGAAGACCAAGCGTTATCTACTTGAAATATTAGAACGTGAACTGGGTCCTATTCGTGAGCGCCGTATTGAATTTGCTAAGGATATGGGAGAAGTTTATAATATGCTTCAAAAAGGTAGTGAAAGAGCGCGTGAAGTTGCAGGTCAAACCCTATCTGAGGTTAAAGGAGCAATGGGTCTTCATTACTTTAATTAA